GGGTGTGGGGGGAGGGGCGGACGTAGCGGCGCTGGCGGTGGGCCGTCAGCAGGCCGGTGCGGCGCAGGACGGCCAGGTGGCGGGATGCCTCCGGGAGCGAGAGCTCCCAGACGCGGGCCAGTTCGCCGGTGGTGTGCGGGCCTCGGGCCAGGGTGCGCAGCAGGCACAGGCGTACGGGATGGGTGAGGGCTTCCCGGCGCAGGGTGCCCGTCTCCAGCGGCACCGGTCGTGGGAGGTCCGGTTCGGGTCCTGTACGCGGGCAGCGCCACCGCGCTCGTCGCCATCCTCGGTCCGGCTCGCGCGCTGGGCCGTACGCTCGCCCGCTTCGAGCTCTCCGCGGGACTCGGCCTCGCGGTGTTCCCGGCGGTGATCACCGCGCTGGCCCCTCACGGTCCGACGGCCCTGTGGGGCGGCCTCGCGACTGCGACGCTCCTCTCAGCCGGAGCTGTCGCCAGGGGGAAGGAGCGCCGTCAGGCGGGGTGAGGCGGGCGGTCGCGGTGAGGAACTGCTGGCGGATCTCGCCGAGGTCTCCGGCCGGGCTGTAGACGGTGAGGGCTCCCCGGGACTTCGTGAGGCGGAGTGAGTCCGGGGAGGGGGTCGTCTCGCCGTCGTGGGCGAGGAGGTCGACCTCGGTCAGGTCGTCGAGGGCGAGCCGCTCGACGCGTTCGGTGTGGAAGACCCGGGAGCGGTTCAGTGCGCCGCCGAGGGTGGAGACCGCCAGGCGGGTGCGGGCCAGGCGGGCGTCGGCGTCGACCGTACGGACGTCCAGGAGGCCCTCGTCCAGGTACGGGCGGTGGGAGGGGGCCAGGCCGTCGGGGTAGTAGTGGCCGTTGCCCGCGAACAGGAGCCAGAGCGTGCGGGGTTGGCCGTTGACGCGCAGGTGGAGGGGGGTGGCGTCGCGGAGGACGGAGAGGAGGGATACGGCTGCGGCGGGCCACTTGCCGATGCGGTCCTCCCACTGCTCGCGGCGGCGGACCAGTTCCGGGTAGAGGCCGATGCTGAAGGTGTTCACGAAGTCGGTGACGGGGGTGCCGTCGGTGCCGTCGCCCGTGCCGTCGTCCGTGCCGTCGGTCACGTGGGCCAGGTCGACGCGTACCGCTTCGCCGTGCTGGACCGCGTGCGCGGTGTCCTCGAAGGTGGCGGCGCCCGCGTCGAGGGCGAAGTGGTTGAGGGTGCCGCCGGGGAAGACGGCGAGGGGGAGGCCCGCCCGCGCCGCGCGGGAGGCCGCCGCGCTGACGGTTCCGTCGCCGCCGCAGACGCCGAGGACACCGGCCAGTTGGTTCGCCCGTACGACTGCCTTGTCGAGGATGTCGAGGAGGTCGTCGCCCTGCTCGCGGACCAGGATCTCCGCCTCGGGGAGGAGGATGCGCAGGTGCTCGTGGGCGGGGATGCGGCCCGGAACGCCTTTGCCTGAGCCCGAGTTGGCGACGATGACCAGGCCCTCGCCGTGGGGGAGCGCCGGGGCTTCGACGCGGGTGCGGCCGTCGCGTACGAAGGGCGGGCGTGGGGGCCACCAGTAGCAGGTGACGGCCGCTGCGGCGATGCCCAGGGCGCAGC
The sequence above is a segment of the Streptomyces sp. NBC_00237 genome. Coding sequences within it:
- a CDS encoding bifunctional phosphatase PAP2/diacylglycerol kinase family protein; this encodes MHPLTHLDHTVFDKIASAHIPGADQALPALSRAANHGRLWFASAATLAALGGPKARRAARRGIGSLALASLATNVVAKYAVRRHRPATDRVPFVRRPATTPWTSSFPSGHSASAAAFAAGVALEAPRYGALVAPVAAAVAFSRVYVGVHYPGDVLAGCALGIAAAAVTCYWWPPRPPFVRDGRTRVEAPALPHGEGLVIVANSGSGKGVPGRIPAHEHLRILLPEAEILVREQGDDLLDILDKAVVRANQLAGVLGVCGGDGTVSAAASRAARAGLPLAVFPGGTLNHFALDAGAATFEDTAHAVQHGEAVRVDLAHVTDGTDDGTGDGTDGTPVTDFVNTFSIGLYPELVRRREQWEDRIGKWPAAAVSLLSVLRDATPLHLRVNGQPRTLWLLFAGNGHYYPDGLAPSHRPYLDEGLLDVRTVDADARLARTRLAVSTLGGALNRSRVFHTERVERLALDDLTEVDLLAHDGETTPSPDSLRLTKSRGALTVYSPAGDLGEIRQQFLTATARLTPPDGAPSPWRQLRLRGASQSRGRPTGPSDREGPAR